The genomic window ATGTGCTGAAGGTCATGGACCCGAACACGTTCGAAACGGTGCGGACCATTCCCGTGATGCGTGAGGACGGCAGGCCGCTTATGCGCATCAATGAACTCGAATGGATCAAAGGCGAGATATGGGCGAACGTGTGGCATTCGGAAGACCCTGAGGTGCTCGGAAAGCCGAATTATATCGCCCGCATCGACCCGAATTCGGGCAAGCTGCTAGGCTGGATAAACCTCGCGGGCATCTCGCCTGACGATCAGGACAAGCCCGGCCAAGAGGAGAATACGCTCAACGGCATTGCCTATGACAGCACCGGCGACCGCATCTTCGTCACCGGAAAGAACTGGAAAAAACTTTACGAGATCAAGATAAAGGAGCCGGCCGCACAATGAACGAGGACGATAAGAGATTCATGCTGCAGGCGATCGAGCTTGCGATCGAAGGCGTAAGAGCGGGCGACGGCGGCCCGTTCGGCTGTGTAGTGGTAAAGGACGGCGAGGTCATCGGCCGCGGGAATAATCGAGTTACCTCGGCGAACGATCCGACGGCACACGCCGAGATAGTTGCCATCCGTGATGCTTGCGGCAGGCTCGGCTCGTTCCAATTGGAGGGCTGCACCATCTATACAAGCTGCGAACCGTGCCCGATGTGCCTCGGTGCGATCTATTGGTCGCGTCCAAAGGCGATCTTCTTTGCCGGTACACGCGATGACGCAGCCGCCGCAGGCTTTGACGATGCTCTGTTTTACAGCGAAATGGATAAGCCGAATGACGAGCGCGTGCTGCAAATGAAAGCTCTCTGCCGCGATGAGGCTAAAGCGGCATTCCGAGCGTGGACTGACAAGGCCGACAAGACCGAATATTGATGTCGAACAGCTCTTACATCTTTATGCTGATCGCACTCGTCGCCGGTGCTTTTATGCCGACACAAGCCGCTACGAATAACAAAATGGCGGCAGTGATCAACAGTCCGCTGCTGGCGGCTTTCCTCTCGTTCCTGATCGGGACAGCGGCACTTCTTGTCTTCTCTGTCCTTTCCGGCAACGGGCTTGCATCACTTACGGCAGCGAAGAATGCACCGCCCGTAGCGTGGATCGGCGGACTGCTCGGGGCCTTTTTTGTTTACGCCACGGTGCTGTTGGTACCGCGTCTCGGTGTTGCGCTGACGTTCAGCCTGATCGTTGCGGGACAAATGCTTATAACGCTCGTCATCGATCACTTCGGGCTGCTCGGCGTCGATGTCAAAGAGGTAAGCCTCGCACGCGTCGCAGGCATCCTGCTGATCACTGCCGGTGTCGTCCTTATCAGAAAATTTTAAGAAACTGTGATCGAATTCATCCTCAACAACGAGAAGATCGCAACTGACCGGCCAAGCGGCACGACCATACTCGACTTCGTCCGCTATAACAAGTCTTTGACAGGAACAAAGATCGGCTGCCGCGAAGGCGATTGCGGAGCATGCACTGTCTTGGTCGGCGAACTCGCAGGCGGAACGGTTCAGTATCGCTCGGTCGTCTCTTGCTTGATGCCGCTCGCGGCGGCGCAAGGCAAACACATCGTTACCATCGAAGGCATCACGCCCGCCGACGGCTCACTGACGAGCGTTCAACAGGCGATGGTTGACGAGAGCGGCACGCAATGCGGCTTTTGCACGCCCGGCTTTGTGATGTCGCTCACGGGATTTTGCGTAAATGCCGCTCGGTGCGGAGATCAGTGCGAGGATCCGGAAAGGCTCATCGACGATGCGGTTTCGTCGATCGACGGCAATATCTGCCGCTGCACGGGCTACAAATCCATCGAGCGTGCCGCTCGGCAATTATGCGGGCTTTTGTCAGAACCGCCTGCGTCAGCGGGCGGCCAGTTCGATACGACACCTTTTACGTGCGTACCGCCATATTTCGCTGACATCGCGCCAAGGCTGCGAGACCTCGTCACCAGAGCGGCTGCAAATTCGCAACAAACTGACCGCCTGCTCACGCAGGCGGTTCTGACCGGCGGCGGAACCGACCTCTATGTTCAAAGGCCTGAGCAAATGGCAGACAGCGGCAGCATTCCGCTGCTGTACGATGACGGCCTGCGCGGTGTTCGTGATAATGGCGAATTTATCGAGATAGGAGCCGCCGCAACCGTCTCCGATCTGCTTAATTCGGACGTGATGCGCTCGATCTTTCCCGATCTTTATAAGCATCTGAAGCTCGTATCCTCGACACCGATACGCAATATGGCGACCATCGCCGGTAACTTCGTCAACGCCTCACCTATCGGTGATATGACCGTCTGGTTCCTCGCTCTTGACGCCGAGATCGATCTGTCGGAACCGCCTGCGTCAGCGGGCGGCCGGCTTCGTTCGATAAAACTGCGTGACCTCTATCTCGGCTACAAACAGCTCGCCAAGCAACCGGACGAGATCATCACTACGATTCGTTTCAAAAAACCGCCTGGTGATTTCCGCTTCAATTTCGAAAAGGTCTGCAAACGCACATACCTCGACATCGCGACAGTGAACACCGCGATCTCGCTCACTGTCAGGACGATGCCGGGTGAAGGCTGGACACCGCCCGCACTGTCAGAACCCGGAGCGATAGCGACTGGGCCCAGTGTTGCAAATATCGACTATACGATCATCGACGCTCACGTCGCCGCAGGCGGCGTCGCGGCGATACCGCTTTATCTAAAAGAAACGTCGGCTTTTCTAAAGGGCAAGCGGATCAGCGAGGAAACCATCAACGCCGCCGGCGAAATCATGCAGTCCGAGGTCTCGCCGATCTCAGACGTACGCGGAACCGAGCATTACAAACGTCTGCTGCTGCGGCAGCTTTTCCGCGCACATTTTGAAGAACTCTTCGGCACGAACGGCGCGGGATGATCGCCAAGCGGCACCTCGCGTACCGTACCAAAGATCGGCTTTATGAAGAACATCGACTCATATTCACACGTTCGCGGCGAGAGCGTTTATCTCGACGATATTCCCGTTATTCGCGGGACGCTGTATGCGTGTGTTTTTGATTCGCCGGTCGCACATGGCGGGCTGAAAAGCATCGATACGAGCGCCGCGGAACAAAGTGACGGTGTCGTATGCGTGATAACGGCAAAAGACCTCGTCGGTGAGAATCAGATCGGCGGGGTCGTACCTGACGAGCCGCTTCTGGCCGAGGGCGAGGTTCATTTTCAGGGCCAGCCTGTTGCGATCGTGGTTGCCGAGTCGGACGATCAGGCACGCAAGGCCGCAAAGCTGGTGACGGCGGAGATCGAGCCGCTAACGCCCGTTACCGATCCGCGCGTGGCGGCGGCGAACGGCGAGCTGATAGTACCGCCGAAGAAATTCGTGCTCGGTGATGTTACCGCTGCGTTCGCTCGCTGTGAATACGTTTTCGAGGGCCGCGTTGAGCTAAACGGCCAAGAACATCTCTACATCGAAACGCAGGGTGCATACGCGATCCCGACCGAGCAGGGCGGCATTCGCGTTCACTCTTCGACGCAAGGCCCGACGGCGGTTCAGCGTGCCGTCTGCCGCGTAACGGGCCTGCCGATGCACAAGGTTGAGGTCGATGTACAGAGGCTCGGCGGCGGCTTTGGCGGCAAGGAAGATCAAGGCAATGCATGGGCGTCGATCGTCTCAGTTGCCGCACAGCTGACCAAACGGCCGGTAAAATATTCGCTTCATCGAATGGAAGATATGCGGATGACAGGCAAGCGGCATCCCTATTCGAGCGATTATAAGATAGGGCTTGACCGCGACTTGAAGATAATCGCGTATGAGGCCGTCTTCTATCAAAATGCCGGTGCGAGCTGCGACCTTTCGCCGGCGGTGCTCGAACGTACGCTCTTTCACTGCACGAACAGCTATTTCATCCCGAATGTTACGGCGACGGCGTACAGCTGCCGCACGAATCTGCCGCCGAACACCGCATTTCGCGGCTTTGGCGGGCCGCAGGGTATGTTCGTGATCGAAGCCGCGATCGCCCATGCCGCAGAAAACCTCGGCGTAACGGCCGCGGAGATCCAGCGGCGAAATCTGCTTGTTGACGGCGATGAGTTCCCTTACGGCCAACTCGCCGAGAGCGACGCGGCCGCCTCATGGCAGCAGGCGGATGAGAAATTCCCGCTCACACGGCTGCAGCAGGAGGCAGACGAATTCAACGCGGGATCGAAGTATTTTAAGAAAGGCGTAGCCGTTATGCCCATCTGTTTCGGCATTTCGTTCACCAATACGCCGATGAATCAGGCTCGCTCGCTTGTTCACGTTTACACCGACGGAAGCGTTGCCGTCTCGACCGCGGCCGTCGAAATGGGCCAAGGCGTCAACACGAAAATGGCACAGGTCGCCGCCGCGATCTTCGGGATGGATATCGGCAATGTGAAGGTACATTCGACCAACACGCTCCGCATAGCCAATACATCGCCGACCGCGGCTTCGGCCGCAGCCGACCTCAACGGCCGTGCGACGCAGATCGCGTGCGAAACGATACGCGACCGCTTATTCACGGTCGCAAAGGACCTGGTCGAGGCCGCGACCGTCGAAGACCTTTCGCTAAAGGACGGCTTTGTTTACCGCAGCGGCGAGCGAACGGCGCTTTCGTGGCGTGCACTTGTTGCCGAAGCTCATCTCAGACGCGTAAGCCTTAGCGAACACAGCCATTATGCGACGCCCGGCATCAATTTCGATTGGGCGACGGCAAAAGGACATCCTTTCTCATATCACGTTTACGGCACGGCATTCGTGGGCGTAACGGTCGATTGCCTTCGCGGCCGCTATGTGGTCGATTATGTAAAAGGCTGTCACGACTTCGGAAACTCGATGAACAAAGCCGTTGACTACGGCCAGATCGAAGGCGGCATCGTCCAAGGCCTTGGCTGGATGACAATGGAGGAACTTGTTTACGACGCGGAAGGCAGGCTTCGCTCGAACGCGCTCTCGACCTACAAGGTCCCCGATATCCACTCCGTGCCAAAAGAGATCGACATCGTACCGCTTGCCGATGCCCGCAGCAGCCTTGCGATATTCAATTCAAAAGCCGTCGGCGAACCGCCGCTTATGTACGGCATCGCCGGCTATTTCGCGATCCGCAACGCGATAAGGGCGTTCAACGGCAGTTCTCCGACGTTCGACTGCCCGTTCACGCCTGAGAAGGTTTTGATGAACCTATACTCCGACGACCGGCCGATGTCGGACGAATAACGAACAACGGCCTTC from Chloracidobacterium sp. includes these protein-coding regions:
- a CDS encoding FAD binding domain-containing protein, yielding MIEFILNNEKIATDRPSGTTILDFVRYNKSLTGTKIGCREGDCGACTVLVGELAGGTVQYRSVVSCLMPLAAAQGKHIVTIEGITPADGSLTSVQQAMVDESGTQCGFCTPGFVMSLTGFCVNAARCGDQCEDPERLIDDAVSSIDGNICRCTGYKSIERAARQLCGLLSEPPASAGGQFDTTPFTCVPPYFADIAPRLRDLVTRAAANSQQTDRLLTQAVLTGGGTDLYVQRPEQMADSGSIPLLYDDGLRGVRDNGEFIEIGAAATVSDLLNSDVMRSIFPDLYKHLKLVSSTPIRNMATIAGNFVNASPIGDMTVWFLALDAEIDLSEPPASAGGRLRSIKLRDLYLGYKQLAKQPDEIITTIRFKKPPGDFRFNFEKVCKRTYLDIATVNTAISLTVRTMPGEGWTPPALSEPGAIATGPSVANIDYTIIDAHVAAGGVAAIPLYLKETSAFLKGKRISEETINAAGEIMQSEVSPISDVRGTEHYKRLLLRQLFRAHFEELFGTNGAG
- a CDS encoding nucleoside deaminase, producing the protein MNEDDKRFMLQAIELAIEGVRAGDGGPFGCVVVKDGEVIGRGNNRVTSANDPTAHAEIVAIRDACGRLGSFQLEGCTIYTSCEPCPMCLGAIYWSRPKAIFFAGTRDDAAAAGFDDALFYSEMDKPNDERVLQMKALCRDEAKAAFRAWTDKADKTEY
- a CDS encoding DMT family transporter; translated protein: MSNSSYIFMLIALVAGAFMPTQAATNNKMAAVINSPLLAAFLSFLIGTAALLVFSVLSGNGLASLTAAKNAPPVAWIGGLLGAFFVYATVLLVPRLGVALTFSLIVAGQMLITLVIDHFGLLGVDVKEVSLARVAGILLITAGVVLIRKF
- a CDS encoding molybdopterin-dependent oxidoreductase, with amino-acid sequence MKNIDSYSHVRGESVYLDDIPVIRGTLYACVFDSPVAHGGLKSIDTSAAEQSDGVVCVITAKDLVGENQIGGVVPDEPLLAEGEVHFQGQPVAIVVAESDDQARKAAKLVTAEIEPLTPVTDPRVAAANGELIVPPKKFVLGDVTAAFARCEYVFEGRVELNGQEHLYIETQGAYAIPTEQGGIRVHSSTQGPTAVQRAVCRVTGLPMHKVEVDVQRLGGGFGGKEDQGNAWASIVSVAAQLTKRPVKYSLHRMEDMRMTGKRHPYSSDYKIGLDRDLKIIAYEAVFYQNAGASCDLSPAVLERTLFHCTNSYFIPNVTATAYSCRTNLPPNTAFRGFGGPQGMFVIEAAIAHAAENLGVTAAEIQRRNLLVDGDEFPYGQLAESDAAASWQQADEKFPLTRLQQEADEFNAGSKYFKKGVAVMPICFGISFTNTPMNQARSLVHVYTDGSVAVSTAAVEMGQGVNTKMAQVAAAIFGMDIGNVKVHSTNTLRIANTSPTAASAAADLNGRATQIACETIRDRLFTVAKDLVEAATVEDLSLKDGFVYRSGERTALSWRALVAEAHLRRVSLSEHSHYATPGINFDWATAKGHPFSYHVYGTAFVGVTVDCLRGRYVVDYVKGCHDFGNSMNKAVDYGQIEGGIVQGLGWMTMEELVYDAEGRLRSNALSTYKVPDIHSVPKEIDIVPLADARSSLAIFNSKAVGEPPLMYGIAGYFAIRNAIRAFNGSSPTFDCPFTPEKVLMNLYSDDRPMSDE